The proteins below come from a single Rhodohalobacter sp. SW132 genomic window:
- a CDS encoding restriction endonuclease: MPQIHVTKASGEQELFDESKLRKSLKGAGASDDLIDMITKSVSNHLFEGISTRKIYREAFRQLRAESQRVAGRYKLKEAILELGPTGFPFECFVAEILNRIGYKTEVGVKVQGDCVTHEIDVIAIKDDHYYMVECKFHNKKENSCNVQVPLYIQSRFLDVKNNWTRQPGHAGKKHTGYVVTNTRFTQDALDYGKCIGLNLLSWDYPKDNGLKDVIGRLNLHPITCLSTLTKTDKEQLTEKGIVLTVQLYENKNALKEIGIDQRKANRVIKEARAICKSHSNNS; encoded by the coding sequence ATGCCTCAAATTCATGTAACCAAAGCATCCGGCGAACAGGAACTGTTTGATGAATCCAAACTTCGTAAATCTCTTAAAGGCGCCGGTGCATCCGATGATCTGATTGATATGATCACAAAATCGGTAAGTAATCATTTGTTTGAAGGTATCAGTACACGGAAAATCTACCGTGAAGCATTCCGGCAACTCAGAGCCGAATCACAGCGCGTAGCAGGCCGCTATAAACTAAAAGAGGCCATCCTGGAACTGGGCCCGACCGGCTTCCCTTTTGAATGCTTTGTGGCTGAAATACTCAACAGGATTGGGTATAAAACAGAAGTGGGCGTAAAAGTTCAGGGCGATTGTGTTACCCACGAAATTGATGTGATAGCTATAAAGGACGATCACTACTACATGGTGGAGTGCAAATTCCACAACAAGAAGGAGAACAGCTGTAACGTTCAAGTTCCATTGTATATACAATCGAGATTTCTTGATGTAAAAAATAACTGGACCCGGCAGCCGGGTCACGCCGGGAAAAAGCATACAGGTTATGTGGTCACAAACACTCGGTTCACACAAGACGCCCTCGATTATGGAAAATGCATCGGGTTAAATCTTTTAAGTTGGGATTATCCAAAAGATAATGGACTCAAGGATGTTATTGGCCGGCTAAATCTGCACCCGATCACATGCCTCTCTACGCTCACCAAAACTGATAAAGAACAGCTAACGGAAAAAGGGATTGTACTTACAGTACAGCTTTATGAAAACAAGAATGCACTGAAAGAGATCGGTATCGACCAGCGTAAGGCAAATCGGGTCATAAAAGAAGCCCGGGCAATCTGCAAATCCCATTCCAACAATTCATGA
- a CDS encoding DUF302 domain-containing protein → MNYYISTIYQGTFDEAIEKATAELKKEGFGILTEIDVKETLKKKLDVDFKKYRILGACNPGMAYQALQKEDKIGAMLPCNVIVEEHDDGTVEVSAVDPSASMQAVDNKELTEIATQVRDLLKKVINNI, encoded by the coding sequence ATGAATTACTACATTTCAACCATTTATCAAGGTACTTTCGATGAAGCGATCGAAAAAGCAACTGCTGAACTGAAAAAAGAAGGGTTCGGAATTCTGACTGAAATCGACGTAAAAGAAACTCTGAAGAAAAAACTGGATGTCGATTTTAAAAAGTACAGAATTCTCGGAGCGTGTAATCCCGGCATGGCCTATCAGGCGCTGCAAAAAGAGGACAAAATCGGAGCAATGCTGCCGTGCAACGTTATCGTGGAAGAGCATGATGATGGTACGGTTGAAGTTTCTGCGGTTGATCCCAGCGCCTCCATGCAGGCCGTTGACAATAAGGAATTGACAGAGATTGCGACTCAGGTTCGCGACCTGCTTAAAAAAGTGATTAATAACATCTGA
- a CDS encoding metal-dependent hydrolase: MDPLAHTLFGATMAEAGLKRKTALATATLIIGANIPDIDALAMFVSEDYALWFRRGWTHGILALMIWPFLLTGIMIGIDRLIGMRMRRKNRMREGPQMRPLKLLGIAFLGVWSHPLLDLLNTYGVRLLMPFSGTWFYGDTLFIIDPWFWLLAGAGVVLARSESWFGISGWILLGTAVTALITTAEVVPFFLKGIWLIGLSAIIILRWSGRHRGATQPIAFTLLALLLFYIAFMIAGSKMTASHARAQLNEDGADIKQVMANPLPARALLRTGVAASDTHYFRFRMNWLRPESFERIGDPISIEAPDSIVEAALNSPDVRGFRNWMRFPAYEVEQLDDGWKVIVRDLRYVQPDQEMAVGIGMTVVELDDELVVRTVR, translated from the coding sequence ATGGACCCACTTGCGCATACACTTTTTGGTGCTACGATGGCCGAAGCCGGACTCAAGCGAAAAACTGCGCTTGCAACGGCCACATTAATTATTGGGGCGAACATTCCTGATATCGATGCCTTAGCGATGTTTGTCAGTGAAGATTATGCTCTGTGGTTTCGCAGGGGATGGACCCACGGAATCCTGGCCCTGATGATCTGGCCCTTTCTATTGACCGGTATCATGATTGGTATTGATCGCTTAATCGGAATGCGAATGCGACGAAAAAACCGCATGCGAGAAGGTCCGCAAATGCGCCCTTTAAAGCTTCTGGGTATTGCATTTCTCGGCGTTTGGAGTCACCCGCTTCTGGATTTGCTAAACACGTATGGCGTACGCCTGCTCATGCCTTTCAGTGGTACATGGTTCTACGGTGATACCCTCTTTATCATTGACCCGTGGTTCTGGCTGCTTGCGGGTGCAGGTGTGGTTCTGGCGAGATCAGAATCGTGGTTTGGCATCAGCGGATGGATTCTGCTTGGCACGGCTGTTACGGCCCTGATTACCACAGCTGAAGTGGTTCCATTTTTCCTGAAAGGGATCTGGCTGATTGGCCTCTCCGCAATTATCATTCTCCGCTGGTCGGGCCGGCATCGGGGAGCCACACAGCCCATTGCATTTACGCTTCTGGCGCTATTGTTGTTTTACATTGCTTTCATGATTGCCGGGTCGAAAATGACCGCCTCACACGCCCGTGCCCAGCTAAACGAAGACGGGGCAGACATCAAACAGGTGATGGCAAACCCGCTTCCGGCACGCGCCCTTCTCCGGACAGGAGTTGCGGCTTCGGATACCCATTATTTCAGGTTTAGAATGAACTGGCTGCGTCCGGAGAGTTTTGAACGTATCGGTGATCCGATTTCCATTGAGGCACCTGACTCAATTGTGGAAGCGGCCCTGAACTCACCTGATGTCCGCGGGTTTCGCAACTGGATGCGTTTTCCGGCCTATGAGGTGGAGCAGTTAGATGACGGATGGAAAGTAATTGTCCGCGATCTTCGCTATGTTCAACCCGATCAGGAAATGGCGGTGGGCATTGGTATGACTGTTGTTGAACTGGATGATGAGTTAGTTGTGCGAACTGTACGATAG
- a CDS encoding PP2C family protein-serine/threonine phosphatase, translating into MSQPFPKKETPLFKELMIWLLIATGLALINWFFYQQPYPEEPGSSLNLLIVHLAYSYFVFLHILVLIAVFRMLFWKRIKSANRIIQEATGLVFAFIGFSLGLFNMQWFADYAHSLLFPDQSIQFTVSDSLIYWLGTFVAIGIIGIFAVSYYTMRLNLKESYRIHLERERLRGELETAREMQMGIMPSIAPIISGIDIAGICLPATEVGGDYFDYFPENGSHHELGFTVADVSGKGMKAAMTAVMVSGMLHAEAARGLKSDEMLTRINVPLYKKSDRRMFTALLFGILNMKKMQFTFTNAGQLPPLLLRDGTITELKAEGPRLPVGITSQVNYTSESIQLKPGDRLLIYTDGINEAMNQHREQFGDPRLRDTFSETEEIKSAEEAIAFIRSKVNQFAGSEPQHDDLTMVYIQISEG; encoded by the coding sequence ATGAGCCAACCGTTTCCAAAAAAAGAAACACCACTTTTCAAAGAGCTGATGATATGGCTGCTGATCGCCACCGGTCTTGCGCTGATCAACTGGTTTTTTTACCAACAGCCTTATCCTGAAGAGCCGGGCAGCAGCCTCAACCTTCTGATCGTTCATCTTGCCTACAGCTATTTTGTCTTTTTACATATTCTTGTCCTGATAGCCGTTTTCCGAATGTTGTTTTGGAAGCGCATCAAATCAGCAAACCGAATCATACAGGAAGCAACCGGCCTTGTTTTCGCATTCATTGGATTTTCGTTAGGCTTGTTTAATATGCAGTGGTTCGCGGATTATGCACATAGCTTACTGTTTCCCGATCAAAGCATCCAGTTTACTGTTTCCGACTCTTTGATCTATTGGCTGGGAACTTTTGTCGCCATCGGGATTATTGGCATTTTCGCAGTCTCATATTACACAATGCGTTTAAACCTGAAAGAGAGTTACCGAATACACCTCGAGCGGGAGCGGCTGCGCGGAGAGCTGGAAACTGCCCGTGAAATGCAGATGGGAATCATGCCATCAATAGCACCTATCATTTCCGGAATTGACATCGCAGGGATCTGCCTGCCGGCCACTGAGGTTGGCGGTGATTACTTCGACTATTTTCCTGAAAACGGAAGTCATCACGAACTCGGCTTCACTGTAGCGGATGTAAGCGGAAAGGGGATGAAAGCGGCTATGACGGCGGTCATGGTCAGCGGGATGCTGCATGCCGAGGCGGCACGGGGACTTAAGTCGGACGAAATGCTCACCCGGATTAATGTGCCTCTCTACAAAAAAAGCGATCGCAGAATGTTTACAGCCCTTCTCTTCGGGATTCTGAATATGAAGAAAATGCAGTTCACCTTCACAAATGCCGGTCAATTACCCCCGCTTCTTTTGCGTGACGGTACAATCACTGAACTGAAAGCGGAGGGTCCCCGCCTGCCGGTTGGGATTACGAGTCAGGTAAATTACACCAGCGAATCCATTCAGTTGAAGCCGGGAGACCGTCTCTTGATTTACACCGACGGCATTAACGAAGCGATGAACCAACACCGGGAGCAATTTGGCGATCCCCGTCTTCGTGATACCTTTTCTGAAACAGAAGAGATTAAATCTGCTGAAGAAGCGATAGCATTCATCCGTTCAAAGGTTAATCAATTTGCCGGCAGTGAACCTCAGCATGATGATTTAACCATGGTGTATATACAAATTTCAGAGGGCTGA